One window of the Paenibacillus beijingensis genome contains the following:
- a CDS encoding alpha/beta hydrolase, whose amino-acid sequence MKQPYKYDIHLPEGYDEAKRYPVIFTLHGKGSNERNMFGLVEPLQDRFIIIGIRGDLPLGAGYQYYELKSLGNPIREMFDEAVLKLQAFIDEASAKYAIDASRRYVLGFSQGAILAMTLALTLGDRLKGIVALNGYVPAFVKSEYALRSVEEVSVFISHGEFDRVFPVNIGNETAAYFKALNDRTIFRTYHSGHEVTEANRQDVLNWLLEDSLRAVEME is encoded by the coding sequence ATGAAACAGCCCTATAAGTATGACATTCATCTTCCCGAAGGCTATGACGAAGCGAAGCGGTATCCGGTTATTTTCACGCTTCATGGCAAAGGCTCGAACGAGCGGAATATGTTCGGACTGGTGGAGCCTTTGCAAGATCGGTTCATTATTATCGGGATTCGCGGCGATCTTCCATTGGGGGCTGGGTATCAATATTATGAGCTGAAAAGCTTGGGTAACCCGATACGGGAAATGTTCGATGAGGCGGTCCTGAAGCTGCAAGCGTTCATTGATGAGGCGTCGGCCAAGTATGCGATCGACGCATCGCGGCGCTATGTGCTCGGTTTTAGCCAAGGGGCGATTCTGGCGATGACACTCGCGCTGACGCTGGGCGACCGGCTTAAAGGGATTGTGGCGCTGAACGGCTATGTGCCTGCTTTTGTAAAGAGCGAATATGCCCTGCGCAGCGTTGAAGAGGTATCCGTCTTTATCTCGCACGGTGAGTTCGACCGGGTGTTCCCGGTAAACATCGGAAACGAAACGGCCGCCTATTTCAAAGCGCTGAACGACCGTACCATCTTCCGAACCTATCATTCGGGTCATGAAGTAACAGAGGCGAACCGGCAGGATGTGTTGAATTGGTTGCTTGAAGACAGCCTTCGGGCTGTGGAAATGGAGTGA
- a CDS encoding DoxX family protein, whose product MRTNVATTLMRVVLGILFLAHGISKLDMGLGNVAGWFESIQLPGFLAYIVGIIELVGGIMLILGLFTRYVSVLFIVIMLGAIFSVKLPAGLLGNGQAAGYELDLAFMMIALYLVLADKTGWSLDSVLFNKGSKTNETAL is encoded by the coding sequence ATGAGAACGAACGTGGCTACAACTTTAATGAGAGTGGTGCTTGGCATCCTGTTCCTGGCGCACGGCATCAGCAAACTGGACATGGGGCTTGGCAATGTGGCGGGATGGTTTGAAAGCATTCAGCTTCCCGGGTTTTTGGCTTATATTGTGGGAATAATCGAATTGGTCGGCGGCATTATGCTGATATTGGGTTTATTTACGCGTTACGTCTCCGTCTTATTTATCGTGATTATGCTCGGTGCGATATTTTCCGTCAAATTACCCGCCGGTTTGCTCGGCAACGGTCAAGCCGCAGGCTACGAGCTCGATCTCGCATTCATGATGATTGCCTTGTATCTGGTGCTGGCGGATAAAACGGGCTGGTCGCTGGACAGCGTATTATTTAACAAGGGAAGCAAAACGAATGAAACAGCCCTATAA
- a CDS encoding helix-turn-helix domain-containing protein encodes MDIGSTIRAIRKRKNITIAQICEQTGLSQGFMSQVETNKTSPSIATLESIAEALKVPLAYLLLRKEERMHIVRKEERRHTSSGPEHLKVSHVGTTKHMRMMLVEFPPGSSTGELPHAHEGEEVHLVLQGKIYAEQGEEGAVLEEGDSFCWNACTPHKVKNVGDEVAIVLISVYTEEQGDWKVI; translated from the coding sequence GTGGATATCGGCTCCACGATCCGCGCGATCCGTAAACGAAAAAATATTACGATCGCCCAAATATGCGAACAAACAGGATTGTCCCAAGGGTTCATGAGTCAGGTGGAAACGAATAAAACTTCCCCTTCGATTGCAACGCTGGAAAGCATTGCCGAGGCGCTCAAGGTGCCGCTTGCTTATTTGCTGCTTCGAAAAGAAGAACGGATGCACATCGTGCGCAAGGAAGAACGCCGGCACACCTCGAGCGGCCCCGAGCATTTAAAGGTGTCCCATGTAGGTACGACCAAACATATGCGCATGATGCTCGTCGAGTTCCCTCCGGGCTCATCGACCGGCGAGCTCCCGCACGCCCATGAAGGCGAAGAAGTGCATTTGGTGCTCCAGGGCAAAATCTATGCGGAGCAGGGCGAAGAAGGCGCTGTACTGGAAGAAGGCGACTCCTTTTGCTGGAACGCGTGCACGCCGCACAAAGTCAAGAACGTTGGCGATGAGGTTGCCATCGTACTGATTTCCGTTTATACCGAGGAACAGGGCGACTGGAAGGTGATCTAG
- the queC gene encoding 7-cyano-7-deazaguanine synthase QueC: MKEQKEKDKAIVVFSGGQDSTTCLFWAKERFRDIEAVTFNYGQRHAQELEVAAGIASDLGVKHHVLDMSLLNQLAPSALTREDIKVADAPKEGGLPSTFVDGRNLLFLSFAAVLAKGVGAKRIVTGVCETDFSGYPDCRNSFIQSLNVTLNLAMDYPFVIETPLMWLDKEQTWELADQLGAFDYVRERTLTCYNGVIADGCGECPACKLRRRGLDAYVSRRGAASAAGGSEGSR; encoded by the coding sequence ATGAAAGAGCAAAAAGAAAAGGATAAAGCGATCGTTGTGTTCAGCGGCGGACAGGACAGTACGACCTGTCTGTTCTGGGCGAAAGAACGGTTTCGGGATATCGAGGCCGTCACCTTCAACTACGGCCAGCGCCATGCGCAAGAGCTCGAGGTGGCGGCCGGCATTGCGAGCGACCTAGGCGTGAAGCATCACGTGCTGGATATGTCGCTGCTGAACCAGCTGGCGCCGAGCGCTTTGACGCGCGAAGATATTAAAGTGGCGGATGCTCCTAAGGAGGGCGGATTGCCGTCGACGTTCGTGGACGGCCGGAATTTGCTGTTCCTGTCGTTCGCGGCTGTACTGGCCAAAGGCGTCGGGGCGAAACGGATTGTTACCGGCGTCTGCGAGACTGATTTCAGCGGGTATCCGGACTGCCGCAACAGCTTTATTCAGTCGCTGAACGTGACGCTGAACCTGGCGATGGACTACCCGTTTGTGATCGAGACGCCGCTGATGTGGCTCGATAAAGAGCAGACGTGGGAGCTTGCCGACCAGCTCGGCGCGTTCGACTATGTGCGGGAGCGCACGCTTACGTGTTATAACGGCGTCATCGCCGACGGCTGCGGCGAATGCCCGGCCTGCAAGCTGCGGCGGCGCGGACTGGATGCTTATGTGTCGCGGCGCGGCGCGGCTTCCGCAGCGGGCGGATCGGAGGGATCGCGATGA
- a CDS encoding 6-pyruvoyl trahydropterin synthase family protein: MIQQIYPAPSHSYRYELNKDMQFAAAHYIPAEEAGKCSRVHGHTYFANLTIAGDELDECGFLIDFAVLKRLVHDRFDHRLLNDDTELFDSKDGSRFPTTEAVARIVCELVQQHLDTRPNRPRCIQVFLRETPTSYVIYRPHPEVRHER, translated from the coding sequence ATGATACAGCAGATTTATCCAGCGCCGTCGCATAGCTACCGCTACGAATTGAACAAGGATATGCAGTTTGCCGCGGCGCATTACATCCCGGCCGAAGAGGCGGGAAAGTGCAGCAGAGTTCACGGGCATACGTATTTCGCCAATCTGACCATTGCCGGAGACGAGCTGGACGAGTGCGGGTTTTTGATCGATTTTGCGGTGCTGAAGCGGCTCGTGCACGACCGGTTCGATCATCGGCTGCTTAACGACGATACGGAGCTGTTCGACTCGAAGGACGGAAGCCGCTTCCCGACAACGGAAGCCGTTGCACGCATCGTCTGCGAGCTCGTGCAGCAGCATCTGGATACGCGGCCGAACCGTCCGCGCTGCATCCAGGTTTTTTTGCGGGAGACTCCGACCAGCTACGTCATTTACCGTCCGCACCCGGAGGTCCGTCATGAGCGCTGA